AGTATGGATCAACATTAGGCTGTATGATCAATACATTAGCTACTGATTTTGAGGAAAGGTTATTTTCTTTAGGTTTTATTATAAAGGAAGTAACTATAGGGATCAGAACGATCCCAATTGCTAGTATAAGCCCGATGTTTTTCTTAGTAAAATTCTCTTTCCCGCTTTCGCGAAAGCGTAACCACCATAAAAAAACAGCAATATTCACCAGCCAAACCCACAAAGAGCCACCAAATGTTCCTGTAAACTCATACCACTGGATCCAGTCTACGTATTCACTGAATCCATTGCCTAAATTGAGCCAAGGCCAAGAAAAATCCCAGTGCAAGTGTAGGTACTCAAATAAAATCCACAGACTGGCAAGAAAGGAAAGTGCCGCGCCTTGAGTAGTTCTTCTTGCGACAAGATGATAAAACAGAAACACCAGCGACATGAGCAATGCGTTTACTAAAACGGCAAAAAACATCCCAAATGGCGTTGAAAAATACAACCATGAAGTGGTCGCAAAATTCCAAATAACAAAACTGAGATAGGCGAGCAGCCATACTTTTCTGCCAGGTTTCTTTGAATCGCCTAGTCTTATATTTCTTTCCACGAGAAGAAGTGGGACAAACGCAACAAATAGTAAACCTGCAAAGCCATAAGTGGGCCACGCCAGCCATAAAAGCAAACCGCTCGCGACAGAAAGGAGGAGATTTTTCAAACGAATTCTTTGAAGGGCTAAATTAAGGGTATCAGAACGTTTGCCCTAATTTCAGCATTTGGTTTATCTTGAAAAGACAGAAAGATCTACATTCAGCGAAAACACATTTGAATACAGCGCCTCGCTGCTGTCGCCTATGTCCGTAAGTGCATAATCCACGGCAATGCCCTTGTATTTGAAGCCTACCCCTATATTGGGCTGCATGGTGAGGCTCTCGCTACCATCTAGCTGATCGATGTTTTGGAAATTCCCCACACCAGCTCTCACAAATACCAGATCTAGAAATCCATATTGCAATCCCACCGCCGGCGTCGCACTAAAAGAGCTGCTCGAGATCACATCGTTAGTCTGTATAAAACGCATGTTGAGGTCGACTTCTGCCGTGAGGACATGATCGTAACGTATGGTAAACGTGCGCGCAATCCCTGCTTGCAGCTTGGGCAGAGTGATTTCTGTCGTTTCTGGTAGTTCTTGATTTTGACCTTCTACCGCGCCGCTTATAGTTGCATACTCGTCATCATCGATCGTCCATGAATTATAGGTGGTCGTAATATCACGCGCCATAAAACCGATCTCGTAACCACCTCTACGGAACTGCAATCCCGCATCAAAACCAAATCCCCATGATGAAGCAAAATCTCCTATCACCCTCCGGATCACCTTGACATTCCCTCCATAAGAGAAACCGTCCAGTTTTGCGCGACGGGCATATGAAAAGGCAAAGGCCCAATCTGCATTTGAGAACGTAGAGATGCGATCGTAGTTGATGTTACCCTGATCGTCTATTAGTTGGGTAGTATTGAGAATATCATCTACTGAAAACCGGATCACTGAAATCCCAAAAGCACTATCGTCATCGATGGGTTTTGCGTAGCTGCCGTAATTATATTGAGCGATATTGGCAAAATAACTGGCGTGCATGAGCGAGACTTCCTGTTGTTCCAGTTGCATGAGTCCAGCGGGATTCCAGTAGGTGCTGTTTGCATTGCCACTGCTCGCAACTACCGCATTGCTCATACCCAGCGCCGCAGCGTCGACTCCTATGTTTAGGAATTCGTTTGAGTAGGCTCTTGAGGTTTGCGCTTTTCCTCCTAGGCTTATTCCGATAAACAGGACTAAAAGTAGGTACGCTTTCGCGAAAGCGGAATCATAACAGCTATTGTGCAAGCTCTGGCGGACAGGCGCAATCGCGAGACCCACAACAATAAAAAGAAACGACAAATATTTTTTCAATACGCTACGCAATGCAGATGCAAAGATCATGGTTTACGAGATAATAACAGCGTAAATGGCGACATATTGTACGGTGGCGCGGGCGAGCGTAGTATTTTTCTGCATATTTGTAGGATGAAGAAATGGATCCCTAATCTCATCACGCTGCTCAATCTTTTGATGGGTTGCGTTGCAGCGCTCTACGCTTTTAATCAAGATTTGCTTACTGCTGGCTTTTTTGTGGGACTGGGCATTTTCTTTGACTTCTTTGATGGTCTTGCTGCCCGATTGCTAAAAGTATCCAGTGACCTGGGAACGCAACTCGATTCACTGGCCGATATGGTGACCAGTGGCCTAGTGCCTGGAATTGCGATGTATGTCATGATCTATAACTCGGTAGGTCTGGATGCTTATGATGACCAATTTCGCACGATTACAGAGGTGGATAAGCAATGGCTGTGGCATCACTTGCTTCCGTTTTTTGGATTTATAATCACTCTAGGAAGTTGTTACCGACTGGCTAAGTTCAACATCGACACCCGCCAGACCGATTCATTTATAGGCCTGCCCACACCCGCCAATGCAACTTTGATCATCTCCATAGGCGTATTGTTCCAGCAAGGCATGCTGGGCGACTTGGAGTCTATCGTCGGTAATGTTTACTTTCTGATTGGTTTATGTATACTCAGTTGTTATTTGCTGAATGCAGAGTTACCTCTTTTTGCGCTCAAGTTCAAGAGTTTTGGCTGGAAAGGCAACGAGGTACGTTGGATCTTTTTGCTTTCATGCTTGTTGATGCTTATTTTCTTAAAACTGATTGCTATTCCATTGATTATCGTGTTGTATGTGTTGATGAGTGTGGGGTGAATGTATTGAGAAGAAGTTGAGCGTCTTTAATGAGCGATTCATGATAGAAAGAGTTTTTTCAATACAAATAGGAATTTGTTCTACAACGATAAAATTGATAATGATATTGATCTTGTTGGCGTTCTCCATCTGTTCTTGTAGGAATAACATTAAAAACCATTTGAATAGATCGGAATTAGAACTTTACACAACTAAAGAACTTCTTCCATTTGATAATGGAATTCCTATAATACAAGTTGGAAATTTTGAAGATCGTGACTCGCTATTCAAGTCAAGGGCTAAATTTGATACCATAAATAATCAAATCATTTATGCTGGAGCTTTTCAGTCCAATTTTCGTGACTTAGAAAAGGTTCCAATTCTAAATGACAGTGATATTCTAGGTTTCGATTTCGAAAGTAATGAATTGTTGGTCTCTAGTGCATCAATTCATAAGCTGAATGGATTAGATATACATGGACTATGGAAAAAACAGTTTGTCTTAACAGCTAACAAGGAAAAAATCTTGTCTGGCTATTTATGCGATTCAATGGGAGCTTGCTTAGTGAATGATAATTATATCTATACTTTTCAAAGTAGACGAGTTATGTCAAATGATACTGTGCGATTGAGAGTAGACTCTGTTTCAACGCAAGATTATCGTAAAGATTATTCAAAAAACAGTAAGTTCTTTAACGCCTTTAAAGAAAGATAATACTCTATGCTTGCTCCACGTCGCGCGCGTCTTTGACGCGAGTGGTTAGTCTGGAGCGTTTGCAACGCGTCTTTAAAGCATCAGTACGGTTTTAATAATTTACTAATTTTAGACTATGTCAGAAAGGTACAAAGTTCGAGATCAAGAAGAAAATTACTTCATTACTTTGACTATTTTACAATGGATTGATTTATTTACAAGAGATCGTTATGTACATATAGTTGAAGAATCTCTTAACT
This genomic interval from Nonlabens spongiae contains the following:
- a CDS encoding putative type IX sorting system protein PorV2 — protein: MIFASALRSVLKKYLSFLFIVVGLAIAPVRQSLHNSCYDSAFAKAYLLLVLFIGISLGGKAQTSRAYSNEFLNIGVDAAALGMSNAVVASSGNANSTYWNPAGLMQLEQQEVSLMHASYFANIAQYNYGSYAKPIDDDSAFGISVIRFSVDDILNTTQLIDDQGNINYDRISTFSNADWAFAFSYARRAKLDGFSYGGNVKVIRRVIGDFASSWGFGFDAGLQFRRGGYEIGFMARDITTTYNSWTIDDDEYATISGAVEGQNQELPETTEITLPKLQAGIARTFTIRYDHVLTAEVDLNMRFIQTNDVISSSSFSATPAVGLQYGFLDLVFVRAGVGNFQNIDQLDGSESLTMQPNIGVGFKYKGIAVDYALTDIGDSSEALYSNVFSLNVDLSVFSR
- a CDS encoding CDP-alcohol phosphatidyltransferase family protein, whose protein sequence is MKKWIPNLITLLNLLMGCVAALYAFNQDLLTAGFFVGLGIFFDFFDGLAARLLKVSSDLGTQLDSLADMVTSGLVPGIAMYVMIYNSVGLDAYDDQFRTITEVDKQWLWHHLLPFFGFIITLGSCYRLAKFNIDTRQTDSFIGLPTPANATLIISIGVLFQQGMLGDLESIVGNVYFLIGLCILSCYLLNAELPLFALKFKSFGWKGNEVRWIFLLSCLLMLIFLKLIAIPLIIVLYVLMSVG